A window of Argopecten irradians isolate NY chromosome 1, Ai_NY, whole genome shotgun sequence contains these coding sequences:
- the LOC138329719 gene encoding proteoglycan 4-like isoform X2, with amino-acid sequence MYDTNDVDLSVCSCKALVNSPSGVTALSMSSFKDLGPHAGCNSYVEVERATGDKVTGQCSYVTGSMIVSNGDVITIKLVKQSQSDSRYCISFTLENYLSTINITCSDELATTTTPQPTTPKPTTPKPTTAKPTTPQPTTRQPTTPQLTASQPTTPQPTTQQPTTPQPTTFQPTTLQPTTPQPTTQQPTTPQPTTFQPTTLQPTTPQPKTQQPTTPQPTTPQPTTPQPTTPQPSTPNPTTPQPTTPQPTTPQPSTPQPTTPHPTTPQPTTPQPTTPQTTTPQPTTPQPTTPQPTTPQLTTSQPTTLQPTTPQPTTPQPTTPRLTTPQPTTPQPTTPQPTTPRLTTPESTTPQPTTPQRTTQQPTTPQPTNPQPTTPQSTTFQPTMPTDGNIDTNEDNLNIIIPVVVGVFFLIVLLLVITMQCKRKKPTSWKSKSYSNPEYSHFEKQKQKYSGQSQKEEDMKEIIFHDQPLSIDPPAEQTYALSDQTFTKIDPVSNTCDNPLFDETTGSEISMSENSSSNVQFDQNSTGSNTGADTSGSEIPVYAVANKQRENRMTFIRIGLD; translated from the exons ATGTATGACACCAATGATGTCGACCTGAGCGTGTGTAGCTGTAAAGCATTGGTTAACTCGCCATCCGGGGTCACAGCTTTGTCTATGTCGAGTTTTAAAGACCTGGGACCGCACGCTGGCTGTAACTCCTATGTTGAAGTTGAGCGAGCGACAGGGGATAAAGTCACAGGCCAATGTAGCTATGTAACCGGAAGTATGATAGTGTCTAACGGTGACGTCATCACAATAAAACTAGTCAAACAATCGCAGAGTGATTCCAGATActgtatatcatttacattAG aaaattaTTTATCAACGATAAATATCACATGCTCTGATGAACTTGCAACAACTACAACTCCGCAACCAACAACTCCAAAACCAACAACGCCAAAACCAACAACTGCAAAACCAACAACTCCACAACCAACAACTCGACAACCTACAACTCCACAACTCACAGCTTCACAACCTACAACTCCACAACCTACAACTCAACAACCTACAACTCCACAACCTACCACTTTCCAACCTACCACTCTCCAACCTACAACCCCACAACCAACAACGCAACAACCTACAACTCCACAACCTACCACTTTCCAACCTACCACTCTCCAACCTACAACCCCACAACCAAAAACGCAACAACCTACAACTCCACAACCTACAACGCCACAACCAACAACTCCACAACCTACAACGCCCCAACCTTCAACGCCAAACCCAACAACTCCACAACCTACAACTCCACAACCTACCACTCCACAACCTTCAACGCCACAACCTACAACGCCACATCCAACAACTCCACAACCTACAACTCCACAACCTACCACTCCCCAAACTACAACTCCACAACCTACAACTCCACAACCAACAACTCCACAACCTACAACTCCACAACTTACAACTTCACAACCTACCACTCTCCAACCTACAACGCCACAGCCAACAACTCCACAACCAACAACTCCACGACTTACAACGCCACAGCCAACAACTCCCCAACCAACAACTCCACAACCTACAACTCCACGACTAACCACTCCAGAATCTACAACTCCACAACCTACCACTCCACAACGCACAACTCAACAACCAACAACGCCACAGCCTACAAACCCTCAACCTACTACTCCTCAATCTACCACATTTCAACCTACAATGCCAACCGACGGAAACATCGATACAAACGAGGACAAtc TGAATATCATTATTCCAGTCGTTGTTGGGGTGTTTTTCCTCATTGTCCTGCTCCTGGTCATCACAATGCAGTGTAAACG CAAGAAGCCTACTTCTTGGAAATCAAAATCTTACTCCAATCCAGAGTatagccattttgaaaaacaaaagcAGAAATATTCTGGCCAGAGCCAGAAAGAAGAAGATATGAAGGAGATTATCTTCCATGATCAACCATTATCCATCGACCCGCCGGCTGAACAGACATACGCTTTGTCTGACCAAACATTTACGAAGATCGACCCCGTATCCAATACTTGTGATAATCCTCTTTTTGACGAAACGACAGGTTCGGAGATTAGTATGTCGGAAAATAGTTCGTCGAATGTGCAGTTTGACCAAAATTCTACCGGAAGTAACACGGGAGCAGATACTTCTGGTTCTGAAATACCAGTTTACGCTGTGGCTAACAAACAGAGGGAAAACAGAATGACCTTTATCAGAATTGGCTTAGACTAA
- the LOC138329714 gene encoding hepatitis A virus cellular receptor 1-like → MDHHPSRLDRSQRDMALHPHLLVMALVFTQVNAQNDCQLLGNVVLGYPISSVCSGQTASGRSVLVDLYDSSDTNTCACTAVVSSPVGTVSMTVGNFQNLAPPAFCGSSVSIDVTSGGSISGQCNAIGGDPLSVSDSDVISITLTRTPQSDSRYCLILTLDNQLSTLSVTCPSTTTVTSTTPNPTTTPNPTTSQPTTTLKPTTTPQPTTTTPKPTTTPQPTTTPQPTTTTPKPTTTPQPTTTTLKLTTTPQPTTTTPKPTTTPQPTTTTPKPMTTTPKPTTTTLKPNTTPNPTTTTTPKPTTTTSKPTTTTPQPTTTTPKPTTTTQKPSTTPIPTTPKPTTTPKPTTTPKLITTTPNPTTTRKPTSTTMKVSTTPRVTFKPFHTTTVTTTTTPTTTTIRTTTRLPPTTTTLSSSSSASTSGSAEVSEDDDDNDDAFDQNQENMKIIIPTVTGAFLLLVLLIVCCSCCKRNDEKTEKQQPLIKPNKFNTRGMNQGKNQANSGYHGQFNHGMTENVIYDDSEDAPRDPGTVLVKSDPEIITSFASVERLYSTPTPEPQQQQQEEEDSSPAVVVEEPEVTVTNDEDNEEETNNNTTVVIERDSTADKEEETIEDNNNTTVVIERDSRISNASFYSDSTFDSFRNSHSAADDDESIAIDPEIPLYAVPDKRPSGKHITYLDI, encoded by the exons taaaTGCTCAGAACGATTGCCAACTTCTTGGAAATGTTGTACTTGGATACCCAA TAAGCTCAGTATGTTCCGGACAGACTGCATCGGGCAGAAGCGTTCTGGTAGACTTGTATGACTCCAGTGACACCAACACGTGTGCATGCACGGCTGTGGTGAGCTCTCCAGTAGGGACAGTATCTATGACTGTGGGAAACTTCCAGAACCTTGCACCACCCGCATTTTGCGGATCTTCAGTTTCCATCGACGTCACATCCGGCGGAAGTATATCAGGCCAGTGTAATGCGATAGGAGGAGATCCCCTATCAGTTTCAGACAGTGACGTCATCTCAATTACTCTCACCAGAACGCCACAGAGTGATTCCagatattgtttgatattgaCATTAG ATAATCAGTTGTCAACACTTTCTGTTACTTGTCCAAGTACCACAACAGTAACATCTACAACACCGAATCCTACAACTACTCCAAACCCCACAACTTCACAACCAACGACAACTCTAAAACCAACCACAACTCCACAACCAACGACAACTACTCCAAAACCAACCACAACTCCACAACCAACCACAACTCCACAACCAACCACAACTACTCCTAAACCTACCACAACTCCACAACCAACCACAACCACTCTAAAACTAACCACAACTCCACAACCAACCACAACCACTCCTAAACCAACCACAACCCCACAACCAACCACAACCACTCCAAAACCAATGACAACCACTCCAAAACCAACCACAACTACTCTTAAACCAAACACAACTCCAaacccaacaacaacaaccaccCCGAAACCAACTACAACAACCTCGAAACCAACTACAACAACTCCACAACCAACCACAACAACtccaaaaccaacaacaaccactCAGAAACCTAGTACTACTCCGATACCAACCACTCCGAAACCAACCACGACCCCGAAACCGACCACAACACCAAAACTAATCACGACCACTCCAAACCCAACCACAACTCGTAAGCCAACAAGCACAACTATGAAAGTTTCTACAACTCCGAGGGTTACATTTAAGCCCTTTCACACCACTACCGTTACCACCACTACTACACCCACGACCACGACCATTCGTACTACCACGAGACTACCACCAACAACTACAACCCTGTCATCGTCTTCGTCAGCTAGCACATCTGGTTCAGCTGAAgtatccgaagacgatgatgataatgatgacgcATTTGATCAGAATCAAGAAAACA TGAAAATCATCATCCCGACAGTTACTGGGGCTTTTCTACTACTGGTATTGCTGATCGTTTGCTGCTCGTGTTgtaaaag AAATGATGAAAAGACAGAGAAACAACAGCCCCTAATAAAGCCAAACAAATTTAACACCAGAGGGATGAACCAGGGTAAAAATCAAGCAAACAGTGGATACCATGGGCAGTTCAACCATGGGATGACGGAAAACGTAATATACGATGACTCTGAGGATGCTCCCAGAGACCCTGGAACAGTACTGGTGAAAAGTGATCCTGAAATCATCACTAGCTTTGCTTCCGTAGAAAGACTTTACTCTACTCCCACGCCTGAGCCGCAACAGCAACAACAGGAAGAAGAAGATAGCAGTCCCGCAGTAGTTGTAGAAGAACCGGAAGTTACGGTTACAAACGATGAAGATAACGAAGAGGAAACTAATAATAATACAACGGTGGTCATCGAACGCGACTCCACGGCTGACAAGGAGGAGGAAACTATTGAGGACAATAATAACACGACAGTGGTCATCGAACGCGACTCCCGAATCAGTAACGCATCATTCTATAGCGATAGCACCTTCGATAGTTTCCGTAACTCCCATAGTGCAGCAGACGACGATGAAAGTATTGCTATAGATCCGGAAATACCTTTGTACGCAGTTCCTGACAAAAGACCTTCCGGCAAGCACATAACTTATCTTGATATATGA
- the LOC138329719 gene encoding proteoglycan 4-like isoform X1 encodes MGSLRFLVLMKILLISVYQVRAVANDCKLLGDYFGYTSTKICAGGTSLGRSILVDMYDTNDVDLSVCSCKALVNSPSGVTALSMSSFKDLGPHAGCNSYVEVERATGDKVTGQCSYVTGSMIVSNGDVITIKLVKQSQSDSRYCISFTLENYLSTINITCSDELATTTTPQPTTPKPTTPKPTTAKPTTPQPTTRQPTTPQLTASQPTTPQPTTQQPTTPQPTTFQPTTLQPTTPQPTTQQPTTPQPTTFQPTTLQPTTPQPKTQQPTTPQPTTPQPTTPQPTTPQPSTPNPTTPQPTTPQPTTPQPSTPQPTTPHPTTPQPTTPQPTTPQTTTPQPTTPQPTTPQPTTPQLTTSQPTTLQPTTPQPTTPQPTTPRLTTPQPTTPQPTTPQPTTPRLTTPESTTPQPTTPQRTTQQPTTPQPTNPQPTTPQSTTFQPTMPTDGNIDTNEDNLNIIIPVVVGVFFLIVLLLVITMQCKRKKPTSWKSKSYSNPEYSHFEKQKQKYSGQSQKEEDMKEIIFHDQPLSIDPPAEQTYALSDQTFTKIDPVSNTCDNPLFDETTGSEISMSENSSSNVQFDQNSTGSNTGADTSGSEIPVYAVANKQRENRMTFIRIGLD; translated from the exons ATGGGATCACTACGTTTTCTTGTGTTGatgaagattttattaataagtGTTTATCAGG TTAGAGCTGTGGCCAATGACTGCAAACTTTTAGGAGACTATTTTGGTTATACGT CTACCAAGATATGTGCTGGTGGAACAAGCCTGGGACGAAGCATCCTGGTCGACATGTATGACACCAATGATGTCGACCTGAGCGTGTGTAGCTGTAAAGCATTGGTTAACTCGCCATCCGGGGTCACAGCTTTGTCTATGTCGAGTTTTAAAGACCTGGGACCGCACGCTGGCTGTAACTCCTATGTTGAAGTTGAGCGAGCGACAGGGGATAAAGTCACAGGCCAATGTAGCTATGTAACCGGAAGTATGATAGTGTCTAACGGTGACGTCATCACAATAAAACTAGTCAAACAATCGCAGAGTGATTCCAGATActgtatatcatttacattAG aaaattaTTTATCAACGATAAATATCACATGCTCTGATGAACTTGCAACAACTACAACTCCGCAACCAACAACTCCAAAACCAACAACGCCAAAACCAACAACTGCAAAACCAACAACTCCACAACCAACAACTCGACAACCTACAACTCCACAACTCACAGCTTCACAACCTACAACTCCACAACCTACAACTCAACAACCTACAACTCCACAACCTACCACTTTCCAACCTACCACTCTCCAACCTACAACCCCACAACCAACAACGCAACAACCTACAACTCCACAACCTACCACTTTCCAACCTACCACTCTCCAACCTACAACCCCACAACCAAAAACGCAACAACCTACAACTCCACAACCTACAACGCCACAACCAACAACTCCACAACCTACAACGCCCCAACCTTCAACGCCAAACCCAACAACTCCACAACCTACAACTCCACAACCTACCACTCCACAACCTTCAACGCCACAACCTACAACGCCACATCCAACAACTCCACAACCTACAACTCCACAACCTACCACTCCCCAAACTACAACTCCACAACCTACAACTCCACAACCAACAACTCCACAACCTACAACTCCACAACTTACAACTTCACAACCTACCACTCTCCAACCTACAACGCCACAGCCAACAACTCCACAACCAACAACTCCACGACTTACAACGCCACAGCCAACAACTCCCCAACCAACAACTCCACAACCTACAACTCCACGACTAACCACTCCAGAATCTACAACTCCACAACCTACCACTCCACAACGCACAACTCAACAACCAACAACGCCACAGCCTACAAACCCTCAACCTACTACTCCTCAATCTACCACATTTCAACCTACAATGCCAACCGACGGAAACATCGATACAAACGAGGACAAtc TGAATATCATTATTCCAGTCGTTGTTGGGGTGTTTTTCCTCATTGTCCTGCTCCTGGTCATCACAATGCAGTGTAAACG CAAGAAGCCTACTTCTTGGAAATCAAAATCTTACTCCAATCCAGAGTatagccattttgaaaaacaaaagcAGAAATATTCTGGCCAGAGCCAGAAAGAAGAAGATATGAAGGAGATTATCTTCCATGATCAACCATTATCCATCGACCCGCCGGCTGAACAGACATACGCTTTGTCTGACCAAACATTTACGAAGATCGACCCCGTATCCAATACTTGTGATAATCCTCTTTTTGACGAAACGACAGGTTCGGAGATTAGTATGTCGGAAAATAGTTCGTCGAATGTGCAGTTTGACCAAAATTCTACCGGAAGTAACACGGGAGCAGATACTTCTGGTTCTGAAATACCAGTTTACGCTGTGGCTAACAAACAGAGGGAAAACAGAATGACCTTTATCAGAATTGGCTTAGACTAA